TCCGAGATGCGGATACGATTGTTCTATTTGGAAAGAAAGGGACGCCTGTTCGCTTTGAAGGTGTCGATGCTCCCGAACTGGAAACCCAAGAGGGACAGGTCAGCAAGCAGTGGATGATAGACTACCTCCGGGGTCAAACCGTGCGATGCGACCTGACCGGCGAGATGAACGGAGACCGCCATATCGGCACATGCTTTGTCGACGGTGAAAACCTGAGTGCAACAGTTATCGCCGCGGGTCATGCATTGGATTGCCCAAAATACAGTGGTGGCCGCTACAAACACCTTGAAACCATAGAGGCCAAGTCACGGATCAAGAGGGCCAGTTATTGTTGAAAATCATGAGGAGTAGTTGAATGGGTGGCCTCTTAGTCGCCGTTGTGGCTGGATGCTTCGCCAAGAGTTGGCGGC
The Ruegeria sp. SCSIO 43209 genome window above contains:
- a CDS encoding thermonuclease family protein; the protein is MIRFICLIALLTGCASDGIVSSDIYVRDADTIVLFGKKGTPVRFEGVDAPELETQEGQVSKQWMIDYLRGQTVRCDLTGEMNGDRHIGTCFVDGENLSATVIAAGHALDCPKYSGGRYKHLETIEAKSRIKRASYC